Proteins co-encoded in one Theileria equi strain WA chromosome 3, complete sequence genomic window:
- a CDS encoding hypothetical protein (encoded by transcript BEWA_009390A): MSVKYANRNENEEHIGSDKLIDPLILNDSYIDSSCYPPWNLVHEYSNDKNNYDIDWKCKIFGSRSGTKTEIEDTRLDSDNEQTCESKSGMSSLWVDPSGCLELNTKQNSKFKGWIRYLSSVEGVAIFKNVPCSTRIVQGYVGDCSLLASLSSLSEYERLHKVKLLTSAISLLDTKKIASALEEHQLSNSLCLESFDISIGCKLFFNGSPRCIFVDDYVPIREDGKLLCAHSKDSRELWVTLLEKAFVQLLGRSYTIQATNPGIDIYRLTEWIPEIIQLPSYLNSKKSTESTSRFINYSIDINPPSDTLRWKRIWDNLYSGFNTGACVVCLGTSEIWDAVPSGLGFTEGISSSSGIVSCHAYSVLKVAEVNLGKGDVARLLFLKNPWGKIRWKKKYSPTDKNSWNKNVCKGLNYYPDTHDDGTFWISWEDVLDWFSHLYICWNPKLFSFNTTLHLKWERSELFMNSIVPEDIYLSVFNPQIQLQVSFDEYNAVTVYLLLLQHRNSTKSSFKYLTMHAFKQDTPVICPSMPHVQGVYSNGECILLKFTLIKEFAAKSPFTNNNYTDIQIRADNPNKRNDPSTLASLILAADTCIKCQEPEPILTILLSYYMKKMEKSSFYTLKAYSTGKIKLKEAPSAIGNNWIMNTCEGKWNENSSGGNPNDIVQFFNNPHFRLEFEMDTNVIIILESESPFSVNLRIFKGRAATVRALKTKQVMSSNDYKIHACAISSYLGAGKYTIIPSTFKQGSCGNFRIVIHSEQPSSIFKIPYPALTELSIDVINSDLLSNYHKYTLKTTDIVNIVVTAPTLISIRILFKKNLAHKIAIFGSSNTTKFPKFKDSSSFCTTDVTCCINGEMFCSDISCAHCGGPCGRFFEFDQLEHPLEYSMGYDMCVYSDLHGGISKNGKKQSAAAQQVFQRKSVVNFTLVELLPSYLPYRLVSYGSSTINIISNRDIKTII, encoded by the coding sequence ATGAGTGTTAAATATGCTAATCGtaatgaaaatgaggaGCACATAGGGAGTGATAAACTTATAGATCCATTAATACTAAATGATTCTTACATTGACTCTTCATGTTATCCTCCATGGAATTTAGTACATGAATATTCTAATGACAAAAACAACTATGATATAGACTggaaatgtaaaatatttggtAGTAGAAGTGGTACAAAAACAGAAATAGAAGATACAAGGTTGGATTCTGATAATGAGCAAACCTGCGAATCAAAATCTGGAATGTCAAGTCTATGGGTTGATCCCTCTGGTTGTCTAGAATTAAATACAAAACAAAACTCGAAATTCAAAGGATGGATCCGCTATTTATCTAGTGTAGAAGGTGTAGcaattttcaaaaatgtcCCTTGTAGTACAAGAATAGTCCAAGGATATGTAGGTGATTGTTCTCTTTTGGCTTCATTATCTAGCTTATCGGAATACGAAAGGCTTCACAAAGTAAAGCTCTTGACTTCAGCTATAAGTCTATTGGATACAAAAAAGATAGCATCTGCACTTGAAGAGCATCAATTATCAAATTCCCTCTGCTTAGAGTCATTTGATATATCTATTGGATGTAAATTATTTTTTAATGGATCTCCCAGATGTATTTTTGTTGATGATTATGTTCCAATAAGAGAAGATGGGAAATTACTCTGTGCACATTCAAAAGACAGTAGAGAACTTTGGGTAACATTGCTTGAAAAGGCCTTTGTTCAGCTTCTAGGTCGAAGCTATACCATTCAGGCTACTAATCCAGGAATCGACATATATCGCCTCACTGAATGGATTCCGGAAATTATCCAACTCCCTTCTTATTTAAATAGCAAAAAATCTACGGAATCAACTTCCAGATTTATTAATTATTCCATAGACATTAATCCTCCCTCGGATACATtaagatggaaaaggatatgGGATAACTTATACTCTGGATTTAATACGGGGGCTTGTGTGGTATGTTTGGGAACGTCAGAGATTTGGGATGCTGTACCATCCGGATTGGGGTTTACTGAAGGTATATCTAGTTCATCTGGAATAGTCAGCTGCCATGCCTATAGTGTTTTGAAAGTTGCAGAAGTAAATCTGGGTAAAGGTGATGTGGCCCGTCTTTTGTTTCTTAAGAACCCTTGGGGAAAAATTAGGTGGAAAAAAAAATATTCTCCTACAGATAAGAATTCCTGGAACAAAAATGTGTGCAAAGGGTTAAATTACTATCCAGATACGCATGATGATGGCACATTCTGGATATCATGGGAAGATGTTTTAGATTGGTTTTCGCatctttatatttgttGGAATCCCAAACTATTTAGTTTTAACACTACATTACACTTAAAATGGGAGAGAAGTGAACTATTTATGAATTCAATAGTGCCTGAGGACATTTATTTGTCAGTATTCAATCCACAAATTCAGCTTCAGGTTTCATTTGATGAATATAATGCAGTGACTGTGTATCTATTGCTATTACAACACAGAAATTCTACGAAATCCAGTTTTAAATATTTAACCATGCATGCATTCAAACAGGATACACCTGTAATATGTCCCAGTATGCCTCATGTACAAGGAGTCTATAGCAATGGAGAATGTATCTTACTAAAATTCACTCTTATAAAAGAATTTGCAGCTAAATCTCCATTTACAAACAATAATTATACGGATATACAAATCCGTGCTGATAATCCTAATAAAAGAAATGATCCATCTACATTGGCTTCATTAATACTTGCAGCAGATACTTGCataaaatgtcaagaaCCTGAACCTATTCTTACAATTCTGCTATCATATTACATGaaaaagatggaaaaatcttccttttaTACATTGAAAGCGTATAGCACGGGGAAAATCAAGCTAAAAGAAGCTCCATCAGCTATAGGAAATAATTGGATAATGAACACTTGTGAGGGAAAGTGGAATGAAAATAGCTCCGGAGGTAACCCAAATGACATAGTTCAATTTTTCAATAATCCTCATTTTAGGTTAGAATTTGAAATGGATACAAACGTAATAATAATATTAGAATCTGAATCTCCCTTCTCCGTTAATTTGCGAATTTTCAAAGGAAGAGCTGCCACTGTACGTGCACttaaaacaaaacaagTAATGAGCTCAAATGACTACAAAATACATGCATGTGCAATAAGCTCCTATTTAGGAGCTGGGAAATACACAATTATACCATCTACCTTTAAACAAGGTAGTTGTGGGAATTTTAGAATTGTAATTCACTCTGAACAACCGTCATCCATTTTCAAGATTCCATATCCTGCTTTGACCGAATTATCTATTGATGTGATAAATTCTGATCTACTGTCAAATTATCACAAATATACGCTAAAAACTACTGACATTGTGAATATAGTGGTAACCGCTCCAACATTAATTTCAATAAGGATTCTATTTAAAAAGAATCTAGCGCACAAAATTGCAATATTTGGAAGTTCAAACACAACTAAATTTCCTAAATTCAAGGATAGTAGTTCATTCTGTACAACAGATGTCACTTGTTGTATTAATGGAGAAATGTTTTGCTCCGATATCTCTTGTGCACATTGCGGTGGTCCTTGTGGTAGGTTCTTTGAATTTGACCAATTAGAACACCCATTGGAATATTCTATGGGTTATGATATGTGTGTTTATAGTGATTTGCATGGAggaatttccaaaaatggaaaaaaacAATCTGCTGCAGCTCAGCAAGTTTTTCAACGAAAGTCAGTAGTAAACTTCACACTCGTTGAATTATTACCATCTTATTTACCGTATAGACTAGTGTCTTATGGGTCATCCACGATAAATATTATAAGCAACAGAGATATAAAAACGATCATATAA